In Tripterygium wilfordii isolate XIE 37 chromosome 15, ASM1340144v1, whole genome shotgun sequence, one DNA window encodes the following:
- the LOC120016318 gene encoding arabinosyltransferase XEG113, translating to MGSRWWRNSCQEVAGSKPLFLTIYTTVIVGIVVSSFYVFSAIYSGSGSSWLSSPPSISSSHVDDHNINQMPNLFQPTTAMEAPPPPLQPRSISEKSIWDVPRTKKMPPLKSFKLTKELIEKRVKDNVIIVTFGNYAFMDFILTWVKHLTDLGLSNLIVGAMDNKLLEALYWRGVPVFDMGSHMSTVDVGWGSPTFHKMGREKVILIDAILPYGYELLMCDTDMVWLKNPLPYLARYPDADVLTSSDSVEPTVVDDSLDNWKQVGAAYNIGIFHWRPSESSKKLAKQWKDMLLADDTIWDQNGFNDLVRRQLGPSVDEESGLVYAFDGNLKLGILPASIFCSGHTYFVQAMYQQLRLDPYAVHTTFQYAGTDGKRHRLREAMAFYDPPEYYDSPGGFLSFKPSIPKSMLLDGPHTVESHFALVNYQMKQIRSALAIATLLNRTLVMPPLWCRLDRLWFAHPGVLERSMTRQPFLCPLDHVFEVNVMLKDLAQEEFGPGISIREYSFLDNPSLPRHMKESWLDVQLCQEGTKDCHASNNTSPTRQLKFPKHSDEEKFKSVFSSFKDFKVIQFSSMQDAFTGFIDKTREEKFRNRVKRYVGIWCCVENHTPGHIYYDMYWDEKPDWKPLPPQTAKEDHPPW from the exons ATGGGCAGTCGGTGGTGGAGGAATTCCTGTCAGGAGGTGGCCGGCTCTAAGCCGCTGTTCCTGACGATCTACACCACCGTTATTGTTGGAATTGTTGTCTCCTCCTTCTATGTCTTCTCCGCTATCTACTCTGGTTCTGGCTCCTCCTGGCTCTCCTCTCCTCCGTCAATCTCCTCTTCGC ATGTAGATGATCACAACATAAATCAGATGCCCAATCTTTTTCAACCAACGACAGCCATGGAGGCGCCACCACCTCCATTACAGCCTCGAAGCATATCGGAAAAATCTATTTGGGATGTTCCGCGTACTAAGAAAATGCCACCTTTGAAGAGCTTTAAGCTAACAAAGGAATTGATTGAGAAAAGGGTAAAAGACAACGTCATAATTGTAACATTTGGCAATTATGCATTTATGGATTTCATCCTGACTTGGGTTAAACATTTGACGGATCTTGGGCTTTCCAATCTTATTGTTG GTGCCATGGACAACAAGCTGTTGGAGGCCTTGTACTGGAGAGGTGTACCTGTATTTGACATGGGCAGCCACATGAGCACTGTTGACGTCGGTTGGGGTTCTCCGACATTTCACAAAATGGGGCGAGAAAAAGTTATTCTGATAGATGCAATTCTTCCTTATGGCTATGAGCTATTGATGTGTGATACTGACATGGTTTGGCTGAAG AACCCTCTACCCTATCTTGCTCGTTATCCTGATGCTGATGTTTTGACTTCAAGTGATTCAGTCGAGCCAACAGTTGTTGATGACAGCTTGGACAACTGGAAACAAG TTGGTGCTGCCTATAACATAGGAATTTTCCACTGGCGACCCTCAGAGTCTTCAAAAAAGTTAGCAAAACAGTGGAAAGATATGCTTCTAGCTGATGATACTATATGGGATCAGAATGGGTTCAATGACCTTGTACGCAGGCAATTAGGACCATCTGTTGATGAGGAGAGTGGACTGGTATATGCTTTTGATGGGAACCTGAAGCTGGGAATTTTGCCAGCAAGTATATTCTGCAGTGGTCATACTTATTTTGTCCAG GCCATGTATCAACAACTCAGATTGGACCCATATGCAGTGCATACCACGTTCCAGTATGCAGGTACAGATGGAAAGCGTCATCGCCTACGAGAAGCCATGGCCTTCTATGATCCACCAGAATATTATGATTCACCAG GAGGCTTCTTGTCATTTAAACCATCTATCCCAAAGAGCATGTTACTAGATGGGCCACATACTGTAGAATCACACTTTGCTCTTGTTAATTACCAA ATGAAACAAATTAGGTCCGCACTTGCTATTGCCACACTGTTGAATCGTACACTG GTCATGCCTCCATTATGGTGTAGGTTGGATAGGCTATGGTTTGCACATCCTGGAGTTCTGGAGAGGTCTATGACTAGGCAACCTTTTCTCTGCCCATTAGATCATGTGTTTGAG GTAAACGTAATGCTGAAAGATCTGGCACAAGAGGAATTCGGTCCTGGGATCAGCATTAGAGAGTACTCCTTTTTGGACAATCCTTCTTTGCCAAGACAT ATGAAAGAGTCATGGCTTGATGTTCAGCTGTGTCAAGAAGGGACCAAGGATTGCCATGCGTCTAACAATACAAGTCCGACAAGACAACTAAAATTTCCCAAGCACAGCGATGAAGAAAAG TTCAAATCAGTATTCTCCTCATTCAAGGATTTCAAAGTCATCCAGTTCTCTTCGATGCAAGATGCTTTCACAGGTTTCATTGACAAG ACAAGGGAAGAGAAATTCAGGAACCGTGTGAAGCGCTATGTTGGTATATGGTGCTGTGTGGAGAATCATACTCCCGGTCACATATACTATGACATGTACTGGGATGAAAAACCTGATTGGAAACCACTTCCACCCCAAACTGCAAAGGAAGATCACCCGCCCTGGTGA
- the LOC120016317 gene encoding ABC transporter E family member 2, which yields MADRLTRIAIVSSDRCKPKKCRQECKKSCPVVKTGKLCIEVTPASKIAFISEELCIGCGICVKKCPFEAIQIINLPKDLDKDTTHRYGPNTFKLHRLPVPRPGQVLGLVGTNGIGKSTALKVLAGKLKPNLGRFNNPPDWQEILTYFRGSELQNYFTRILEDNLKAIIKPQYVDHIPKAVQGNVGQVLDQKDERDMKAELCADLQLNQVIDRNVGDLSGGELQRFAIAVVAIQNAEIYMFDEPSSYLDVKQRLKAAQVVRSLLRPNSYVIVVEHDLSVLDYLSDFICCLYGKPGAYGVVTLPFSVREGINIFLAGFVPTENLRFRDESLTFKVAETPQESAEEIETYARYKYPTMAKTQGNFKLRVIEGEFTDSQIIVMLGENGTGKTTFIRMLAGLLKPDTVEGTDVEIPEFNVSYKPQKISPKFQSTVRHLLHQKIRDSYTHPQFMSDVMKPLLIEQLMDQEVVNLSGGELQRVALCLCLGKPADIYLIDEPSAYLDSEQRIVASKVIKRFILHAKKTAFVVEHDFIMATYLADRVIVYEGKPSLDCIANSPQSLLTGMNLFLSHLDITFRRDPTNFRPRINKLESTKDREQKSAGSYYYLDD from the exons ATGGCGGACAGGTTGACGCGTATAGCTATAGTGAGTTCGGACAGGTGCAAGCCAAAAAAGTGCCGTCAGGAGTGCAAGAAGAGCTGCCCAGTCGTCAAAACTG GGAAACTGTGTATCGAGGTTACTCCTGCGTCTAAGATTGCTTTTATCTCAGAGGAGTTGTGCATTGGATGTGGTATCTGTGTTAAG AAATGTCCATTTGAAGCAATCCAGATCATCAACTTGCCGAAAGATTTGGATAAAGATACAACTCATAGATATGGCCCCAACACGTTTAAATTGCACAG GTTGCCAGTCCCAAGGCCTGGGCAAGTTCTCGGGTTGGTTGGAACAAATGGCATTGGGAAGTCTACTGCTCTTAAAGTTTTGGCTGGAAAACTGAAACCAAATTTGGGTCGTTTCAAT AACCCCCCAGATTGGCAAGAAATATTGACATATTTCCGAGGTTCAGAGCTGCAGAATTATTTTACTCGTATCCTGGAAGACAATTTGAAG GCTATTATCAAGCCCCAGTATGTTGATCACATTCCAAAAGCAGTTCAAGGCAATGTGGGGCAGGTGCTTGACCAAAAAGATGAGAGAGATATGAAGGCAGAACTTTGTGCTGATCTTCAGTTGAACCAAGTGATAGATCGCAATGTGGGGGATTTGTCTGGTGGAGAACTCCAGAGGTTTGCCATTGCTGTTGTGGCGATACAGAATGCAGAGATATATATGTTTGATGAACCCTCTAGTTATCTTGATGTGAAACAAAGGCTAAAAGCTGCCCAAGTTGTCCGATCTTTGCTGAGGCCTAATAG ctATGTAATTGTTGTGGAGCATGACCTTAGTGTCTTGGATTACCTATCAGATTTCATTTGCTGCCTGTATGGGAAACCAGGTGCATATGGGGTTGTCACTCTTCCCTTCTCTGTTAGGGAAGGAATCAACATATTCTTGGCTGGATTTGTACCTACCGAAAATTTGAGGTTCCGGGATGAGTCTCTCACCTTCAAG GTTGCTGAGACACCTCAAGAGAGTGCCGAGGAGATTGAGACATATGCACGATATAAATATCCAACCATGGCTAAAACTCAGGGTAATTTTAAGCTTCGCGTAATTGAGGGTGAATTTACTGATTCTCAGATTATCGTAATGCTGGGTGAGAATGGAACAGGGAAGACAACGTTTATTCGTATGCTG GCTGGTTTATTGAAGCCTGATACTGTTGAAGGTACTGATGTGGAGATTCCTGAGTTTAATGTATCTTACAAGCCCCAGAAGATTAGTCCAAAATTCCAGTCGACTGTCCGACACTTGCTACATCAAAAGATTCGTGATTCATATACTCATCCTCAGTTTATGTCAGATGTTATGAAGCCGCTGTTAATTGAACAACTAATGGATCAGGAAGTCGTGAATCTCTCTGGCGGAGAGTTGCAAAGAGTTGCGTTATGTCTCTGCCTTGGAAAG CCTGCAGACATTTATTTGATAGACGAACCAAGTGCATATCTTGATTCTGAGCAGCGCATTGTTGCTTCCAAAGTCATAAAGAGGTTTATTCTTCATGCAAAGAAGACTGCATTTGTGGTGGAGCATGACTTTATAATGGCGACTTACCTGGCAGACAGAGTTATTGTATACGAGGGAAAGCCGTCTTTGGATTGTATTGCAAACTCTCCACAATCATTGTTGACTGGGATGAATCTATTCCTATCA CATCTGGATATCACATTTAGACGGGATCCAACAAATTTCCGGCCACGAATCAACAAGCTGGAATCAACAAAGGACCGGGAGCAGAAATCTGCTGGATCTTATTATTACCTGGATGATTGA
- the LOC120015865 gene encoding abscisic acid 8'-hydroxylase CYP707A2: protein MFIFWFSFASILLIFLLHSLVKFFNPNPRKLPLPPGSLGWPYIGETFQLYSQDPNVFFASKQLRYGSIFKTHILGCPCVMISSPEAAKFVLVTKANLFKPTFPASKERMLGKQAIFFHQGDYHAKLRKLVLRAFMPESIKNIVGDIESLAVDSLNSLEGRLINTFQEMKTYAFNVALLSILGKDEVLYREDLKKCYYILEKGYNSMPINLPGTLFHKSMKARQGLAQILAKILSKRRQMKLQHNDLLGSFMGDKEDLTDQQIADNIIGVIFAARDTTASVLTWILKYLGENQSVLQAVTEEQESIRQSKEKFLRWEDTKKMPMTSRVIQETLRVASILSFTFREAVEDVEYEGYLIPKGWKVLPLFRNIHHNPEIFPGPEKFDPSRFEVSPKPNTFMPFGNGVHSCPGNELAKLEISVLLHHLTTKYRWSMVGSHNGIQYGPFALPQNGLPIKLHRKKD, encoded by the exons ATGTTTATCTTCTGGTTCTCATTTGCTTCAATTCTATTAATCTTCCTTCTCCATTCCCTTGTCAAATTCTTCAATCCCAACCCACGGAAACTCCCTCTTCCTCCTGGTTCCTTGGGTTGGCCTTACATCGGCGAGACCTTCCAACTCTACTCTCAAGACCCAAATGTATTCTTTGCCTCTAAACAACTCAG GTATGGCTCCATCTTCAAAACCCACATCTTGGGATGTCCTTGCGTGATGATTTCGAGCCCGGAAGCAGCCAAATTCGTTCTTGTCACAAAAGCTAATCTCTTTAAGCCGACATTTCCAGCTAGTAAAGAGAGGATGCTAGGCAAGCAAGCCATCTTCTTCCACCAGGGAGACTACCATGCCAAGTTAAGGAAGCTTGTCCTTCGAGCTTTCATGCCCGAATCAATCAAGAACATAGTCGGAGACATAGAGTCCCTTGCCGTCGACTCCCTTAATTCTTTGGAAGGCAGATTGATCAACACTTTTCAAGAAATGAAAACA TATGCATTCAATGTTGCACTGCTCTCAATACTTGGCAAGGACGAAGTCCTGTACAGAGAAGATCTGAAGAAGTGCTACTACATTCTCGAGAAGGGATACAACTCCATGCCCATTAATCTTCCGGGAACACTCTTCCACAAATCAATGAAAGCAAGACAGGGACTTGCCCAGATCTTGGCCAAAATCCTGTCCAAAAGGAGACAGATGAAGCTCCAACACAACGACTTACTGGGATCTTTCATGGGTGATAAAGAAGACCTCACTGACCAACAGATAGCTGACAACATAATTGGAGTGATATTCGCCGCCCGTGACACCACAGCCAGTGTTTTGACATGGATTCTCAAGTACCTTGGAGAGAACCAGAGTGTTCTCCAAGCTGTCACT GAAGAGCAAGAGAGTATAAGACAGAGTAAAGAGAAATTTCTGAGGTGGGAGGATACCAAGAAAATGCCAATGACTTCAAGGGTTATCCAAGAGACACTCAGAGTTGCTTCAATTTTATCTTTTACCTTCAGAGAGGCTGTTGAAGATGTTGAATATGAAG GATATCTTATCCCAAAAGGGTGGAAAGTGTTACCCCTCTTCAGAAACATTCACCATAACCCGGAAATCTTCCCAGGTCCTGAAAAGTTTGATCCATCCAGATTTGAG GTCTCtccaaaacccaatacattTATGCCTTTTGGCAATGGGGTCCACTCATGCCCAGGAAATGAGTTAGCCAAGCTGGAGATTTCGGTTCTTCTCCACCACCTGACCACCAAGTACAG gtgGTCTATGGTTGGTTCACATAATGGGATTCAGTATGGCCCTTTTGCTCTTCCCCAGAATGGCCTTCCCATCAAATTACACAGGAAGAAAGACTGA
- the LOC120016574 gene encoding AP-4 complex subunit epsilon-like — MEQLKTIGRELAMGSQGGFGQSKEFRDLVKSIGEARSKAEEDRIVLHEIDTLKRRISEPDIPKRKMKEYIIRLVYIEMLGHDASFGYIHAVKMTHDDNLPLKRTGYLAVTLFLNEDHDLIILIVNTIQKDLKSDNYLVVCAALNAVCKLINEETIPAVLPQVVELLSHPKDAVRKKAIMALHRFYRKSPFSVSHLLSNFRMKLSDNDPGVMGATLCPLFDLITIDVNSYKDLVASFVSILKQVAERRLPKAYDYHQMPAPFIQIRLLKILALLGSGDKRASEQMYTVVGDLFRKCDSSSNIGNAVLYECICCVSSVHPNPELLKSAADVISRFLKSDSHNLKYMGIDALGRLIKISPEIAEQHQLAVIDCLEDPDDTLKRKTFELLYKMTKSSNVEVIVDRMIDYIISINDNHYKTEIASRCVELAEQFAPSNQWFIQAMNKVFEHAGDLVNIKVAHNLMRLIAEGFGEDDDTADSQLRSSAVESYLSIIGEPKLPSVFLQVICWVLGEYGTADGKFSASYISGKLCDVAESYSNDEIVKAYAVTALMKIYAFEIAAGRNVDMLPECQSLLEELSASHSTDLQHRAYELQAIIGLDAHAVESILPSDASCEDIEIDKSLAFLNSYVHQSLEKGAQPYIPENERSIMLNIGNFRNQDHNEASHGLKFEAYELPKSSVPSMVPPVSLASSTDLVPVPEPSYYRETQQAASVPSVSDVGSSEVKLRLDGVQKKWGRPTYSSSSSTSDSASQKTVNGVTHVDPTSSVNAKTRDTSIDSKKQQVEISPEKQKFAQSLFGGASKTERRASSTGHKGTKTSSYTGERSQVSKAATTSSGETATEKTIPIQPPPDLLDLGETTVSGGAPSVDPFKELEGLLDSTQVTSTSNQGNVGSAKAPDFMSLYAEGPGSVQSGDTAYSLATNSNDNLLSGLSSATLESSPEATVTHATQFTKGPNLKDALEKDSLVRQMGVTPLSQNPNLFKDLLG; from the exons ATGGAGCAATTAAAAACGATTGGGAGAGAGCTGGCGATGGGGTCGCAGGGGGGCTTCGGTCAATCCAAGGAGTTCAGGGATCTGGTTAAGTCGATCGGCGAGGCCCGCTCCAAGGCAGAGGAGGATCGAATTGTCCTCCACGAGATCGACACTCTCAAGCGCCGCATCTCCGAGCCCGACATCCCAAAGCGCAAGATGAAGGAGTACATCATCCGCCTCGTCTACATCGAGATGCTTGGCCACGACGCCTCGTTCGGCTATATCCATGCCGTTAAGATGACTCACGACGACAATCTACCCCTCAAGCGAACTGGATACCTCGCTGTCACTCTCTTCTTGAACGAGGACCACGACCTTATCATTCTCATTGTCAATACCATACAGAAGGACCTCAAATCCGACAATTACCTTGTAGTTTGTGCAGCTCTTAATGCTGTGTGCAAGCTCATCAACGAGGAGACCATCCCCGCCGTGCTCCCCCAGGTGGTGGAGCTCCTCAGCCACCCCAAGGACGCTGTCAGAAAGAAGGCAATCATGGCTCTCCATAGATTCTACCGCAAATCACCCTTCTCTGTCTCCCATCTTCTATCCAATTTCCGCATG AAGCTTTCTGACAATGATCCCGGTGTCATGGGTGCAACCCTCTGCCCTCTCTTTGATCTTATCACCATTGATGTGAATTCTTACAAGGACCTAGTGGCCAGCTTTGTCAGCATTCTCAAACAAGTAGCTGAGCGGAGATTGCCAAAGGCTTACGATTATCATCAGATGCCAGCTCCATTCATTCAG ATCAGGCTGCTGAAAATTCTGGCATTGCTTGGCAGTGGTGACAAGCGGGCTAGTGAGCAAATGTATACTGTTGTGGGTGACTTATTTAGAAAGTGTGATTCCTCAAGTAATATAGGAAATGCTGTTCTTTACGAGTGCATTTGCTGTGTTTCTTCCGTACATCCCAATCCTGAGCTATTAAAGTCTGCCGCAGATGTAATATCTAGATTTTTGAAG AGTGACAGCCATAATCTTAAATACATGGGCATTGATGCCCTTGGACGACTGATAAAAATAAGTCCAGAGATTGCTGAGCAACACCAACTGGCTGTAATTGACTGCTTAGAG GATCCAGATGATACTCTAAAGCGAAAAACTTTTGAACTTCTATACAAAATGACCAAGTCCTCCAATGTAGAAGTGATTGTTGATCGGATGATTGATTACATCATTAGCATTAACGATAATCATTACAAAACGGAAATAGCATCTAGATGTGTTGAACTTGCCGAGCAATTTGCACCAAGTAACCAATGGTTTATCCAG gccatgaacaaggtttttGAGCATGCAGGAGATCTAGTTAATATTAAGGTGGCACATAACTTGATGCGTTTAATTGctgagggatttggagaggaTGATGACACTGCAGATAGTCAACTGAGATCATCTGCT GTGGAGTCATACTTGAGCATTATTGGCGAGCCAAAACTTCCTTCTGTGTTTCTTCAA GTTATTTGTTGGGTATTGGGGGAGTATGGTACTGCTGATGGAAAGTTTTCTGCATCATATATCAGTGGGAAATTGTGTGATGTGGCAGAGTCATATTCAAATGATGAAATTGTTAAG GCATATGCAGTTACAGCACTTATGAAGATATATGCGTTTGAAATAGCTGCAGGAAGGAATGTGGATATGCTTCCTGAG tGTCAATCTTTATTAGAAGAACTGTCAGCTTCTCACTCAACAGACTTGCAGCATCGTGCTTATGAACTCCAAGCAATAATTGGCTTAGATGCTCATGCTGTTGAAAGTATACTTCCATCAGATGCAAGTTGTGAGGACATTGAG ATTGATAAGAGCCTTGCTTTCCTTAATAGTTATGTGCATCAGTCGCTAGAAAAAGGAGCACAACCCTATATTCCTGAAAATGAACGTTCCATAATGTTAAACATCGGCAACTTTAGAAATCAAGACCACAATGAGGCTTCTCATGGTCTTAAGTTCGAGGCCTATGAACTTCCAAAGTCATCAGTTCCGTCAATGGTTCCTCCAGTTTCACTTGCATCCTCTACTGATCTGGTTCCAGTGCCTGAGCCATCTTATTACAGGGAGACCCAACAGGCAGCATCAGTACCATCAGTTTCTGATGTGGGATCCTCTGAAGTCAAGCTACGACTTGATGGTGTTCAAAAGAAGTGGGGTAGGCCCACTTACTCCTCTTCCAGCTCCACTTCAGATTCTGCTTCACAGAAAACAGTAAATGGCGTAACTCATGTTGATCCAACAAGCTCTGTGAATGCGAAAACACGTGATACCTCTATTGATTCAAAGAAGCAGCAGGTTGAAATTTCTCCAGAAAAACAGAAGTTTGCCCAATCACTCTTTGGAGGTGCATCAAAAACTGAGAGGAGAGCATCTTCAACTGGCCATAAAGGTACAAAAACTAGCAGCTATACTGGAGAGAGGTCTCAGGTATCCAAGGCAGCAACCACATCTAGTGGTGAAACTGCAACTGAAAAGACAATTCCTATTCAACCTCCTCCAGACTTGCTCGACTTAGGTGAGACAACGGTCTCTGGTGGCGCTCCATCAGTGGATCCATTTAAGGAATTGGAGGGGCTGCTCGACTCGACCCAAGTTACTTCAACTTCTAATCAGGGCAATGTTGGCTCTGCTAAAGCTCCTGATTTTATGTCCCTATATGCGGAGGGACCTGGAAGTGTGCAGAGCGGAGATACAGCATATTCATTAGCAACTAATAGCAATGATAACC